One window of Psychrobacillus sp. FSL H8-0483 genomic DNA carries:
- a CDS encoding DUF561 domain-containing protein, translated as MIYVCEKLQIKYPIIQGGMGNISNAQLTAAVSEAGGLGTIGCGTMTPNEVEKIIIQTKELTDKHFAMNIAISVSPFANELIDLVIKHNVSIVSLSAGNPAPYIPKLHEHGVTVIALVASVKHAQKAEAAGADILVAEGFEAAGINSTLELTTFTLIPQIVKHVKVPVIAAGGIGDGKGLAAALMLGACGVQIGTRLIATKEAPFHDTYKQNLVRASDTDTLLIGRSLGKLRRILKTPYAGRLTDLEKSGMTIEQYNEMTSEKQHVKGAIEGDMENGFINSGQISGLIEDIPTVKDLLDSMMEVAEDQLNNSVREFRKIQNN; from the coding sequence ATGATATATGTTTGTGAAAAGCTACAAATTAAATATCCAATTATTCAAGGTGGAATGGGCAATATTAGCAATGCACAGCTCACTGCGGCTGTATCAGAAGCTGGGGGTCTTGGCACAATAGGGTGCGGAACAATGACGCCTAATGAAGTAGAGAAGATAATAATTCAAACAAAAGAACTAACTGATAAACATTTTGCGATGAACATTGCAATTAGTGTATCACCTTTTGCGAATGAATTGATTGATCTTGTTATAAAGCATAACGTTTCCATTGTTTCGTTATCAGCAGGTAATCCTGCGCCATATATTCCTAAACTGCATGAACATGGTGTTACTGTTATAGCGCTTGTCGCATCAGTAAAGCATGCTCAGAAAGCGGAAGCAGCTGGAGCGGATATTCTAGTGGCAGAAGGATTTGAAGCTGCTGGCATTAATTCTACTCTGGAGCTGACGACATTCACACTAATACCACAAATTGTGAAACATGTAAAAGTCCCGGTAATAGCAGCGGGGGGAATTGGTGATGGCAAAGGGTTGGCAGCTGCACTAATGTTAGGCGCATGTGGTGTACAGATTGGTACCCGTTTAATTGCGACTAAAGAAGCACCATTCCATGACACATACAAACAAAATCTTGTCAGAGCAAGTGATACAGATACATTGCTTATAGGACGTAGCTTAGGCAAATTGAGGCGTATATTAAAGACACCCTATGCTGGGAGGTTAACTGATTTAGAGAAATCGGGAATGACAATAGAACAATACAATGAGATGACTTCAGAAAAACAACATGTTAAAGGTGCGATCGAAGGAGATATGGAAAATGGCTTTATCAATAGTGGGCAAATTTCAGGATTAATTGAAGACATACCGACTGTAAAAGATCTACTTGATAGTATGATGGAAGTAGCAGAAGATCAATTGAACAACTCTGTGAGGGAATTTAGAAAAATACAAAACAACTAA
- the pdhA gene encoding pyruvate dehydrogenase (acetyl-transferring) E1 component subunit alpha — protein sequence MEHLYPLKRIIDNQGFLVDESLEKQIDEQLVKDLYYHMLRIRTFDRKAINLQRQGRLGTYAPLEGQEAAQVGSSLALNPADWVFPTYRDHGATITFGKSMMRTFLYWNGRVEGCVAPGNRNIFPPAVPIATQLPHAAGAAWAEKKKGTQNIAIAYFGDGATSEGDFHEGLNFASVLKVPVVFFNQNNGYAISVPIEKQMNSATIAQKSVAYGIPGVRIDGNDCFAVYFETKNAFEHARSGNGPTLIEAVTWRKGAHTTADDPSKYRPEKQGEDIVDPLIRLELFMKNYGYWNEDWIQATKERTSSEVEAAVEEMEKFPPPNVEDVFDHVYAEMPAQLADQKEAYLDYLGRQ from the coding sequence ATGGAACATCTCTATCCTTTAAAAAGAATCATAGACAATCAAGGCTTTCTTGTTGATGAGAGCTTGGAAAAACAGATAGATGAACAATTGGTTAAAGACCTTTATTACCACATGTTAAGAATACGTACATTTGATAGAAAAGCGATTAACTTGCAGCGACAAGGACGTTTAGGAACGTATGCACCTCTTGAAGGGCAGGAAGCAGCTCAAGTTGGTAGTTCACTTGCATTAAATCCTGCTGACTGGGTTTTTCCAACTTATCGCGATCATGGTGCGACCATAACATTCGGAAAAAGTATGATGCGAACATTTTTATACTGGAACGGCAGAGTGGAAGGTTGTGTAGCTCCTGGAAATAGGAATATTTTCCCTCCAGCTGTTCCAATTGCAACTCAACTCCCCCATGCCGCAGGAGCTGCCTGGGCTGAAAAGAAAAAAGGAACACAAAACATTGCCATTGCTTATTTCGGGGACGGTGCCACTTCAGAAGGGGATTTTCATGAAGGGTTGAATTTTGCGAGTGTATTGAAAGTGCCAGTCGTCTTCTTTAACCAAAATAATGGGTATGCGATTTCAGTTCCGATTGAAAAACAAATGAATTCTGCAACGATTGCACAAAAATCTGTTGCTTATGGTATTCCAGGGGTCCGGATCGATGGGAATGATTGTTTTGCCGTTTATTTTGAAACGAAAAATGCTTTTGAGCATGCAAGAAGTGGAAATGGCCCGACCTTAATAGAAGCAGTTACTTGGCGCAAGGGTGCCCATACGACTGCGGATGATCCCTCGAAATATCGTCCAGAAAAACAAGGGGAGGATATAGTTGATCCTCTTATACGATTAGAATTGTTTATGAAAAATTACGGCTACTGGAATGAAGATTGGATTCAAGCTACGAAAGAAAGAACAAGTAGTGAAGTAGAAGCGGCTGTGGAAGAAATGGAAAAGTTTCCACCGCCAAACGTAGAAGACGTTTTCGATCATGTATACGCTGAAATGCCAGCTCAACTTGCTGATCAAAAAGAAGCATACCTTGACTATTTGGGGAGGCAGTGA
- a CDS encoding enoyl-CoA hydratase-related protein, with protein sequence MKTILLKKEDGIAYVTINREEALNCFNYETLHQLQEVVDAISLDPELKAVIFTGAGDKSFSAGADLKERKALNETEVRRNVKAIRDVFNSIANLPQPTIAAVNGYAFGGGFELMIACDFSIAAEGVKMGLTETSWAIIPGAGGTQRLPRLVGEMKAKELIFTARKFTAEEGVQLGVVLKVVQKENLLAACEQLANEMMANGPVAIKQAKYAITQGMNTDLQTGLAIESKAYELTIPTVDRVEALQAFGEKRKPIFLGK encoded by the coding sequence GTGAAGACCATTTTACTAAAAAAAGAAGACGGGATTGCTTACGTGACTATTAATCGTGAAGAAGCATTGAACTGTTTTAACTACGAAACATTGCATCAGCTTCAAGAAGTGGTAGATGCGATTTCACTTGATCCGGAATTGAAAGCGGTTATTTTTACAGGTGCAGGTGATAAATCATTTAGTGCAGGAGCTGATTTGAAAGAAAGGAAAGCATTGAATGAAACAGAAGTTCGGAGGAATGTGAAAGCGATTAGGGATGTGTTCAACAGCATTGCAAATCTACCACAGCCGACGATTGCTGCAGTGAATGGCTATGCATTTGGTGGAGGCTTTGAATTAATGATTGCGTGTGATTTTTCCATTGCAGCTGAAGGGGTGAAAATGGGCTTAACAGAAACGAGCTGGGCTATTATCCCTGGAGCTGGAGGAACACAACGACTTCCTAGACTAGTTGGAGAAATGAAAGCAAAAGAGCTTATTTTTACTGCAAGGAAATTCACAGCGGAAGAAGGAGTTCAACTTGGGGTCGTGTTGAAAGTCGTACAAAAAGAAAATCTTCTTGCGGCATGTGAACAATTGGCCAATGAAATGATGGCAAATGGTCCAGTGGCGATTAAACAAGCAAAATATGCAATCACCCAAGGAATGAATACGGACTTGCAGACGGGTCTCGCAATCGAATCCAAGGCATATGAATTAACAATTCCAACCGTGGATCGAGTAGAAGCGCTTCAAGCATTCGGTGAGAAAAGAAAACCGATCTTCTTAGGAAAATAA
- a CDS encoding acetyl-CoA C-acyltransferase — protein sequence MREVVIVDAVRTPIGRYNGALKDVRPDDLGAIVIKALVDRNPNLPIEKIEEVVFGNANQAGEDNRNVARMSGLLAGLPVEVSGTTINRLCGSGLDAIMYAARAIAVGEGDIYIAGGTESMTRAPFVMAKPDKEFPRGNMELQDTTIGWRFTNKKLKEMYGVDTMPQTAENVAQRCRIPREDQDLFAFESQQRAKKAMEENRFAEETVPVVYKDHRGNEKIVDRDEHPRPDTTLEKLGKLQPIFAGGTVTAGNASGVNDGAAALLLMSAEKAKELNLKPLAKYVIGATAGLEPAVMGLGPIFASQKALKRAGLTSNDLGLVELNEAFASQSLECIRQLDLDPDLVNVNGGAIALGHPLGASGARIVTTLLYEMKKRNVQFGLATMCIGVGQGIAAIFENIEYVVE from the coding sequence ATGAGAGAAGTGGTCATTGTAGATGCTGTCCGTACACCTATTGGGAGATACAATGGTGCATTAAAAGACGTGCGCCCGGATGATTTGGGAGCTATCGTTATTAAAGCACTCGTTGATCGAAATCCAAACCTTCCCATAGAGAAAATAGAAGAAGTTGTATTTGGAAATGCAAATCAAGCGGGGGAAGATAATCGTAACGTTGCGCGAATGTCCGGCTTGTTAGCGGGTCTACCTGTTGAAGTGAGCGGTACGACTATTAATCGTCTTTGTGGTTCGGGTTTGGACGCTATTATGTATGCTGCTAGAGCAATTGCAGTGGGCGAGGGGGATATTTACATCGCAGGTGGCACAGAAAGCATGACGCGAGCTCCGTTTGTCATGGCAAAGCCAGATAAAGAATTTCCACGAGGTAATATGGAACTGCAGGACACTACAATCGGCTGGCGCTTTACAAATAAAAAGCTGAAAGAAATGTACGGAGTAGATACGATGCCGCAAACAGCCGAAAACGTTGCGCAGCGGTGCCGTATACCACGTGAAGACCAGGATTTATTTGCATTTGAAAGCCAGCAACGTGCAAAAAAAGCAATGGAAGAAAACCGTTTTGCGGAAGAAACTGTTCCGGTTGTTTATAAGGACCATAGAGGCAATGAAAAGATTGTAGATCGAGATGAACATCCGCGTCCAGATACAACACTTGAGAAACTGGGGAAGCTACAACCTATATTTGCAGGTGGGACCGTAACAGCTGGCAATGCTTCGGGCGTCAATGATGGTGCAGCTGCTTTACTTCTAATGAGTGCTGAAAAAGCGAAGGAACTGAATCTAAAGCCATTAGCGAAATATGTTATCGGCGCAACTGCGGGACTAGAACCGGCTGTTATGGGTCTAGGTCCTATTTTTGCTTCACAAAAAGCATTAAAACGTGCAGGACTGACTTCAAATGATCTTGGACTCGTTGAATTGAATGAAGCTTTTGCATCACAATCATTGGAATGCATTCGTCAGTTAGATCTTGACCCTGATCTCGTAAACGTCAATGGTGGAGCAATAGCGCTTGGACATCCTTTAGGTGCGAGTGGTGCCCGAATCGTTACGACACTTTTATATGAAATGAAGAAAAGAAACGTTCAATTTGGCTTGGCAACCATGTGTATCGGGGTAGGTCAAGGAATTGCAGCAATTTTTGAAAATATAGAATATGTAGTTGAATAA
- a CDS encoding acyltransferase family protein has protein sequence MSDLKGPITRYRPEIEGLRTIATLLVAIYHIWLGKVSGGVDVFFIISGFLITTSLLIKMEKLGSINLVEYFLGLARRLLPLAFTVILITSLLSILFIPQVQWKQIISEIFSSTFYFENWQLSINSIDYLAKHNEASPFQHYWSNSIQGQIFVIWPFIVLLAYFISRKFLKMNFRKTLLAVLVTIFTVSISYSVYITSVNQPWAYFDTFARIWEFSLGGILALLIPYLSFKKSVSFVIGWVGLAIICFTGIILPVSTVFPGYAALLPTTGVMLVLLAAENSSRFGVDKLLSLKPFIFFGSFSYGFYLWHWPLLILYYAYMGTDSVSLQGGIAILLMTFVLSILSTKIIETPVRKINIKQSKIKLTTVLLSFLLPVLIVSISWGVYMGETKDNPNEEYNIAEYPGARSISDHIVPPTGIEPIPSTAHVKEDLPAFYGYPGCVTEKSTVVTCSFGETEDPDYTIALVGGSHSGHWFPALEEMSKELKIKLDVYNHDGCRFTDDDFNGVMTDACMEWNENLIDILISNPPDLVFTTANVNSGDTIPVGYLSQWKKLEGITEILAVRDNPRMLGDIPMCVDQEENLYNCSMPRNEALSETPPWENTDGIPSNVTFADLSEYFCDDDTCYPVIGNVIVYRDNNHITTAYSKTLAPALKIHIKEALEH, from the coding sequence ATGTCAGATTTAAAAGGCCCAATCACGAGGTATAGGCCTGAAATTGAAGGTTTAAGAACTATCGCAACACTTTTAGTAGCAATTTATCATATTTGGTTAGGAAAAGTTTCCGGTGGGGTGGATGTCTTTTTCATCATATCAGGGTTCTTAATTACTACTTCCTTATTAATAAAAATGGAAAAATTAGGAAGTATAAACCTTGTAGAGTATTTCTTAGGATTGGCTAGAAGATTATTACCACTTGCCTTTACTGTCATTTTGATTACATCTTTATTATCTATTCTGTTTATACCTCAAGTGCAGTGGAAGCAAATCATTTCTGAAATTTTTTCTTCTACCTTTTACTTCGAGAATTGGCAGTTGTCAATCAACTCAATTGATTACCTAGCTAAACATAATGAAGCAAGTCCGTTTCAGCATTACTGGTCTAATTCTATACAAGGACAAATTTTTGTTATATGGCCCTTCATTGTTTTACTAGCATATTTCATTTCGCGAAAGTTTCTAAAAATGAATTTCCGAAAGACTCTATTGGCTGTCTTAGTCACCATTTTTACTGTTTCTATTAGCTATTCTGTATACATAACATCTGTCAATCAGCCTTGGGCGTATTTCGATACATTTGCTCGAATTTGGGAGTTCAGCTTAGGCGGAATTTTGGCATTATTGATCCCTTATTTATCATTCAAAAAGTCCGTAAGTTTTGTAATTGGATGGGTAGGATTAGCGATTATATGCTTTACTGGTATTATTTTACCTGTGTCTACTGTTTTTCCAGGGTATGCAGCGTTATTGCCAACTACTGGCGTGATGTTAGTGCTACTTGCTGCTGAGAATAGTAGCCGATTTGGAGTAGACAAGTTGTTAAGTTTAAAACCATTTATATTTTTCGGTAGTTTTTCTTATGGGTTTTATTTGTGGCACTGGCCACTACTGATTTTGTACTATGCTTACATGGGTACTGACAGCGTATCTCTTCAAGGTGGGATTGCTATTTTACTCATGACATTTGTTTTATCTATTCTCTCTACTAAAATCATCGAAACACCAGTGCGGAAAATTAATATTAAACAATCGAAAATCAAACTTACTACTGTTTTGTTAAGCTTCCTGCTTCCTGTGCTTATTGTCAGTATTTCTTGGGGAGTGTATATGGGTGAGACGAAAGATAATCCAAATGAAGAGTATAATATAGCGGAATATCCAGGAGCACGTTCTATTTCTGATCATATTGTACCTCCCACAGGTATAGAGCCAATTCCTTCGACCGCTCATGTGAAAGAGGACCTACCAGCATTCTATGGATATCCAGGTTGTGTCACTGAGAAAAGTACTGTAGTAACATGTTCTTTCGGAGAAACAGAGGATCCAGATTACACGATCGCGTTAGTTGGCGGTTCTCACTCAGGTCATTGGTTTCCAGCTCTAGAAGAAATGTCCAAAGAGCTGAAAATAAAGTTAGATGTATACAATCATGATGGTTGCCGTTTTACGGATGATGATTTTAACGGAGTAATGACAGACGCTTGCATGGAGTGGAATGAAAATTTAATAGACATATTAATATCGAATCCACCTGATTTAGTATTTACAACAGCAAATGTCAATTCAGGTGATACCATACCGGTTGGATACCTAAGTCAGTGGAAGAAGCTTGAAGGAATTACTGAAATATTGGCAGTTCGTGATAATCCAAGGATGTTAGGGGACATCCCTATGTGCGTGGACCAAGAAGAAAATCTTTATAATTGTTCCATGCCTAGAAATGAAGCCCTATCGGAAACTCCACCATGGGAGAACACGGATGGAATACCAAGTAATGTGACTTTTGCTGATTTATCGGAGTATTTCTGTGACGATGATACCTGCTACCCTGTTATTGGAAATGTAATTGTATATCGTGACAACAACCATATTACAACTGCATATTCCAAAACGCTGGCACCTGCACTTAAAATACATATCAAGGAAGCTTTAGAACACTGA
- a CDS encoding Glu/Leu/Phe/Val dehydrogenase, which produces MLAERMSMTKEFELFEQMSEHEQVVFCNDPSTGLRAIIAIHDTTLGPALGGCRMQPYSSVEEALEDVLRLSKGMTYKCAAADVDFGGGKAVIIGDPKTDKSPELFRAFGQFVNSLGGRFYTGTDMGTTMDDFIHAMKETNFINGLPEAYGGGGDSSIPTAAGVLNGIRATNQMLYGNDALGSRVYSIQGLGKVGFKVAVGLLEAGAHIYVTDISEESLRAIEEVAVKTSGTVQRVTKEAIYSQKADIFVPCAFGGVINDTTIPLFKVKAIVGAANNQLLDARHGKILQDNGILYAPDYIVNAGGLIQVADELYGFNAERVLAKTKHIYEAVLEVYKEAVSSGKTTEESANAMCEKRIANRGKRNSFYSVPLKPKWSIRKQS; this is translated from the coding sequence ATGCTAGCTGAGAGAATGTCTATGACAAAGGAATTTGAACTATTTGAACAAATGAGTGAGCATGAACAAGTCGTTTTTTGTAATGACCCTTCAACAGGGTTACGTGCAATTATTGCCATCCATGATACAACGCTTGGACCAGCACTCGGTGGATGTCGTATGCAACCATATAGCAGTGTGGAAGAAGCGTTAGAGGATGTTCTTCGCCTTTCAAAAGGAATGACATATAAATGCGCCGCCGCTGATGTTGATTTCGGGGGTGGAAAAGCAGTTATAATCGGTGATCCTAAAACGGACAAATCGCCAGAATTATTTCGTGCATTCGGTCAATTTGTTAACTCACTAGGTGGCCGTTTTTATACAGGAACAGATATGGGAACGACGATGGATGATTTCATTCACGCAATGAAAGAAACGAACTTCATCAATGGTCTTCCAGAAGCTTATGGAGGTGGTGGGGATTCATCTATACCTACGGCTGCAGGAGTTCTGAATGGAATTAGAGCAACCAATCAGATGCTCTATGGTAATGATGCATTAGGTTCACGTGTTTATTCCATTCAAGGTCTCGGAAAGGTTGGATTTAAAGTTGCAGTTGGATTGCTGGAAGCGGGTGCTCATATTTACGTAACGGATATTAGTGAGGAAAGTTTGCGAGCAATCGAAGAAGTAGCAGTAAAAACATCAGGCACAGTTCAACGGGTAACAAAAGAAGCTATTTATTCGCAAAAAGCGGATATTTTCGTTCCGTGTGCATTTGGAGGGGTTATTAACGACACGACAATTCCTCTGTTTAAAGTTAAAGCAATCGTTGGTGCAGCTAACAATCAGTTATTAGATGCTAGGCACGGAAAGATATTGCAGGATAATGGAATTTTATATGCACCGGACTATATCGTGAATGCTGGTGGTCTCATTCAAGTGGCAGATGAATTATATGGCTTTAATGCGGAACGTGTACTTGCCAAAACGAAACATATATACGAAGCGGTTTTGGAAGTGTACAAAGAAGCAGTGAGTAGTGGAAAAACAACGGAGGAATCGGCGAATGCGATGTGTGAGAAAAGAATAGCAAATCGAGGGAAACGCAATAGTTTTTACTCAGTACCTCTGAAACCAAAGTGGTCCATTCGCAAACAATCCTGA
- a CDS encoding thioesterase → MKRGLSVGRQEKIEITVTEDMFASFEGVVVHPVYSTVAMTYHMEWVSRKIILPFLEDHEEGMGASVQLKHLAAAPLGCTVILTAILIELRDNRVITKVTAENHLGIIGIGEVTQVILPKEKIAMRLKEASSKKEIM, encoded by the coding sequence ATGAAACGTGGATTGAGCGTAGGTAGACAAGAAAAGATAGAGATAACTGTGACAGAGGATATGTTTGCATCATTTGAGGGAGTAGTCGTACATCCGGTCTATTCAACAGTTGCAATGACCTATCATATGGAATGGGTTTCTCGAAAAATCATTCTTCCATTTTTGGAAGACCATGAAGAAGGAATGGGTGCATCCGTGCAGCTGAAGCATCTTGCCGCAGCACCACTTGGATGTACTGTTATCTTAACTGCAATCTTAATAGAACTTCGCGACAACAGAGTTATAACAAAAGTCACCGCAGAAAATCACTTGGGGATTATCGGAATAGGTGAAGTGACACAAGTCATATTACCAAAGGAAAAAATTGCGATGAGACTGAAAGAAGCTTCATCCAAAAAAGAGATAATGTAA
- a CDS encoding 3-hydroxyacyl-CoA dehydrogenase has product MINRIVIVGSGVMGRGIAYVGAVGGYVVTVVDNNYSTLQNAKEEIDQIFEKSLVRGKISSDQAEQARRNLSYESDLAKAAGIADLIIEAVPEKTAIKKMVFETMEEHAPSHCYFATNTSTMSPTEIASFAKRPEKTIAMHFFNPVHKMPLVEIVRGLETSNETAETIREVAIKMGKETVVINEFPGFVTSRISALVGNEAFYMLQEGLGTPEEIDKAIKLGLNYPMGPFELVDLVGLDTRLNNLNYLHEKLGEKYRPAPLLEQYVKAGRLGRKSGKGIYDYTKEEELVTE; this is encoded by the coding sequence ATGATAAACCGAATTGTTATCGTAGGTTCAGGTGTAATGGGAAGAGGGATTGCTTATGTAGGGGCAGTTGGGGGATATGTAGTGACAGTTGTCGACAATAATTATTCTACATTACAGAATGCGAAGGAAGAAATTGATCAAATTTTTGAAAAGAGTCTTGTCCGTGGGAAGATTTCATCTGATCAAGCTGAACAAGCACGTAGGAATTTAAGTTATGAAAGCGACCTTGCAAAAGCTGCAGGTATAGCTGACTTAATTATTGAGGCAGTACCTGAAAAGACTGCGATTAAAAAGATGGTGTTTGAAACGATGGAAGAGCATGCTCCTTCTCATTGTTATTTTGCAACCAATACATCAACGATGAGCCCAACAGAAATTGCTTCGTTCGCAAAACGTCCAGAAAAAACAATTGCGATGCACTTTTTTAATCCTGTACATAAAATGCCGCTTGTCGAAATTGTTCGGGGATTAGAAACGAGCAATGAAACGGCAGAAACGATTAGAGAAGTTGCTATCAAGATGGGAAAAGAAACGGTTGTCATTAATGAATTTCCAGGATTCGTCACGAGCCGAATTAGCGCACTTGTTGGCAACGAAGCTTTCTACATGCTCCAAGAAGGTTTAGGCACACCAGAAGAAATTGATAAAGCGATAAAGCTAGGATTAAATTACCCAATGGGTCCGTTTGAACTGGTAGATCTCGTCGGCCTTGATACACGTTTAAATAACTTGAACTATTTACACGAAAAGCTTGGAGAGAAGTATCGCCCGGCACCTCTACTGGAGCAATATGTTAAAGCGGGGCGCCTTGGACGAAAGAGCGGTAAAGGGATATATGACTATACAAAAGAGGAAGAGCTGGTGACAGAATGA
- the paaX gene encoding phenylacetic acid degradation operon negative regulatory protein PaaX, which produces MSNTQSMIFTIYGDYIRHYGNKIWIGSLIRLLKEFGHHEQSVRVSISRMMKQGWLDSEKKGNKSYYFLTTRGEARMEEAAIRIFKLKPNDWDGKWRMLMYTIPEEKRQVRDELRKELLWSGFGSSSNGCWISPNNLEKEVEFLIKKYDIQTYVDFFVSEYKGPQTNRALVEKSWPLQEIEGKYKEFISTYSNQFIIHQSLINDGQMTDAECFVERTNLVHEYRKFLFMDPGLPKELLPEIWSGNHAALLFEQYYKLLAPSASCFFEDIFQEDNDMRRKDKGYNAGDHPLLKD; this is translated from the coding sequence ATGTCGAATACACAATCTATGATATTTACCATATACGGTGATTACATCCGCCATTACGGCAACAAAATATGGATTGGTAGTTTGATCCGATTATTGAAAGAATTTGGCCACCATGAACAGTCGGTTCGGGTATCCATTTCAAGGATGATGAAACAAGGTTGGCTCGATTCCGAGAAGAAAGGTAATAAGAGCTATTACTTTCTGACGACACGTGGTGAAGCTCGGATGGAAGAAGCTGCAATTCGGATATTTAAATTGAAGCCGAACGATTGGGACGGGAAATGGCGGATGCTTATGTATACGATTCCGGAAGAAAAAAGGCAAGTTCGGGATGAACTACGAAAAGAGCTATTATGGAGCGGATTCGGCAGTTCTTCAAATGGGTGCTGGATTTCACCGAACAATCTTGAAAAAGAAGTAGAATTTCTTATAAAAAAATATGACATTCAAACTTACGTTGATTTCTTCGTATCCGAGTATAAGGGACCGCAGACAAACAGAGCTCTTGTTGAAAAAAGCTGGCCGCTTCAAGAGATAGAAGGAAAATATAAAGAATTTATTTCGACTTATAGCAATCAATTTATTATCCATCAAAGCTTGATAAACGATGGTCAAATGACAGATGCAGAGTGTTTTGTGGAAAGGACAAACCTCGTTCATGAATATCGCAAGTTTCTTTTTATGGATCCTGGGCTACCGAAAGAACTGCTACCAGAAATATGGAGTGGGAACCATGCCGCTCTTTTATTCGAGCAATACTATAAATTGCTCGCACCATCAGCAAGCTGTTTTTTCGAGGACATATTCCAAGAAGATAATGATATGCGTAGAAAAGACAAAGGATATAATGCTGGTGATCATCCGCTTCTTAAAGACTAA
- a CDS encoding GntR family transcriptional regulator, translating to MNKRQYAYKVIRTRIVDGTYSPGQRIIINQIAKEVGSSHIPVREAIHQLESDQLIEFKPNVGAIVRGIDNELYMETMHVLALLEGHATALSAPHITSNGIKTLENINNEMKEMLENYELEKLGTLNREFHFQIYSYCPNNLLKKNIQETWNRLDIVRQAGFTFYPKRTPQSIEEHYTLIKLLKDHADSSEIEEYARKHKLITLEAFKERN from the coding sequence ATGAATAAACGCCAATATGCTTATAAAGTGATTCGCACAAGAATTGTAGACGGTACTTATTCCCCTGGCCAAAGGATAATAATTAATCAAATCGCAAAGGAGGTCGGCTCTAGTCATATACCAGTTAGAGAAGCCATCCATCAATTAGAGTCCGATCAACTAATTGAATTTAAACCAAATGTCGGAGCAATTGTTCGAGGTATTGATAACGAACTTTACATGGAAACGATGCATGTTTTAGCTTTATTAGAAGGTCATGCAACGGCACTTAGTGCCCCGCATATTACATCAAATGGAATAAAGACATTGGAAAACATTAATAACGAAATGAAAGAGATGCTTGAAAACTATGAACTGGAAAAATTGGGAACCTTAAATAGAGAATTTCACTTCCAAATCTATTCTTATTGTCCGAACAATTTACTAAAAAAAAATATTCAAGAAACATGGAATCGGTTAGATATTGTTAGACAGGCAGGTTTCACTTTCTATCCCAAGCGTACACCACAATCAATCGAGGAACACTACACGCTCATTAAACTTTTGAAAGACCACGCAGATAGTTCGGAAATCGAAGAATATGCACGTAAACACAAACTAATTACACTTGAAGCATTTAAAGAGCGAAATTAA
- a CDS encoding gamma carbonic anhydrase family protein → MIITYKGKTPELEPSVFVAPGAKIIGEVQVGEESTIWFNAVLRGDEGSITIGKRCSIQDNSTIHLFEDAPVVIEDEVTVGHNVILHGCKVGKRSIIGMGSTILDHAEIGEECIIGANTLIPPGKKIPPRSLVVGSPGKVVRELTDKDLELIQLSIDTYVQKGYDYREIFQNNDKR, encoded by the coding sequence ATGATTATTACTTATAAAGGGAAAACACCCGAGCTGGAACCATCAGTATTTGTTGCTCCCGGTGCTAAAATTATTGGGGAGGTCCAAGTTGGAGAAGAATCCACCATTTGGTTTAATGCAGTTCTGCGTGGAGATGAGGGATCGATTACGATTGGAAAAAGATGTAGCATTCAAGACAATTCGACTATTCATTTATTTGAGGATGCTCCAGTTGTAATAGAAGATGAAGTTACGGTTGGTCACAATGTGATCCTGCATGGTTGTAAAGTTGGGAAACGCTCCATTATTGGAATGGGCTCAACCATTCTAGATCATGCTGAAATTGGGGAAGAGTGTATTATCGGTGCTAACACGTTAATTCCACCTGGAAAGAAAATCCCTCCTCGTTCACTTGTCGTCGGTTCACCGGGTAAAGTAGTAAGGGAACTAACTGACAAGGATCTGGAACTTATCCAGTTATCCATTGATACGTATGTTCAAAAAGGTTACGATTATCGTGAAATTTTTCAAAACAATGATAAAAGATAA